CAGTGTAATGGTAAAGGCGGCTGCAAAAATGCAGCCTGAAGAGTTGATTGACAAAACAATTATTGGGGAACTCTATAATCAACAGGCCCCAGAGTTTTGTGATCAATATGAAAAACTGTTAAGTACCTTTCATGAAAGGAGAAATTCCTGATGAATAAAGAAATAAGATTAAGTGGTTCTGGTGGTCAAGGGATAATACTGGCTGGAATAATTCTAGCAGAAGCAGGTATTATTGATGGTAAAAATGTCATCCAAACTCAATCATACGGACCCGAGGCCAGGGGAGGGGCAAGTAAGGCAGAGGTTATTATTAGTGAAGATTTCATTGATTACCCAAAGGTAATTGTTCCTGATATTGTTCTGGCAATGACCCAGGAATCAGCTGATAAATATGCCGCATGCTTAAAGGAAAATGGAGTTATATTGGTTGACAGCACCTATGTGACAAAAGTGCCTTCCGGCTTTAAGAATGTCTACCAAATTCCTATTACAAGAATTGCCAAGGATGATGTGGGCAGAGAAATTGTATCCAACATGGTAGCTTTAGGTGCTTTGGTTGGTCTTACCAGGGTAGTAACCTTTGCAGCCCTGGAAAAGGCTGTCCTTGCAAGAATACCAAAAGGTACAGAGGAGCTAAACAGAAAAGCTCTCCTATTAGGTTATGAAGAGGGCGTTAAATTGTTAAAAGAGCAAAAGAAAACCATGGTTAA
The DNA window shown above is from Desulfitibacter alkalitolerans DSM 16504 and carries:
- a CDS encoding 2-oxoacid:acceptor oxidoreductase family protein; protein product: MNKEIRLSGSGGQGIILAGIILAEAGIIDGKNVIQTQSYGPEARGGASKAEVIISEDFIDYPKVIVPDIVLAMTQESADKYAACLKENGVILVDSTYVTKVPSGFKNVYQIPITRIAKDDVGREIVSNMVALGALVGLTRVVTFAALEKAVLARIPKGTEELNRKALLLGYEEGVKLLKEQKKTMVKKCS